In Massilia violaceinigra, one DNA window encodes the following:
- a CDS encoding TIGR04063 family PEP-CTERM/XrtA system glycosyltransferase, with product MRILHVLDHSIPLHSGYTFRTRAILNEQRALGWDTFHVTSPKQGMTQAAFEHVDGLDFFRTAAAGGPLSRLPVFNQVAVIDVLEDRLLNVAREVKPDVLHAHSPALNAVAALRVGRRLGIPVVYEIRAFWEDAAVDHGTSREWGLRYRMTRALETYALKRVDAATTICEGLRAEIVGRGIPAEKITVIPNAVDVADFSVDGARDESLALRLHLDGKSVLGFIGSFYAYEGLDVLLRALPAMLAANPDIRVLLVGGGPQDAALKALAKQLGVADQVVFTGRVPHDQVQRYYNLVDVLVYPRLKMRLTDLVTPLKPLEAMAQGRLLAASDVGGHRELIDDGQTGILFAAGDPAALAHKVLALLGAPERWAALRANGRAFVERERTWTASVARYKAVYGSLKRAGDE from the coding sequence TTGCGCATTCTGCACGTGCTGGACCACTCCATTCCGCTCCACAGCGGCTACACCTTCCGCACGCGCGCGATCCTGAACGAACAGCGCGCGCTGGGATGGGACACCTTTCACGTCACCAGCCCCAAACAGGGGATGACCCAGGCCGCCTTCGAACACGTCGACGGCCTCGATTTCTTCCGCACGGCTGCGGCGGGCGGCCCGCTATCGCGCCTGCCGGTGTTCAACCAGGTCGCCGTCATCGACGTGCTGGAAGACCGCCTGCTCAACGTCGCGCGCGAGGTCAAGCCCGACGTGCTGCACGCGCATTCGCCGGCGCTCAATGCCGTCGCCGCCCTGCGCGTGGGGCGCCGCCTCGGCATTCCGGTGGTGTATGAAATCCGCGCCTTCTGGGAAGACGCCGCCGTCGATCACGGCACCAGCCGCGAATGGGGCCTGCGCTACCGCATGACGCGCGCGCTGGAAACCTACGCGCTCAAACGTGTCGACGCCGCCACCACCATCTGCGAAGGCTTGCGCGCCGAGATCGTCGGGCGCGGCATCCCGGCCGAAAAAATCACCGTGATTCCGAACGCAGTCGACGTGGCCGACTTCAGCGTCGACGGCGCGCGCGACGAGTCGCTGGCCTTGCGCCTGCACCTCGACGGCAAGTCGGTACTCGGCTTCATCGGCTCGTTCTACGCCTACGAAGGCCTGGACGTGCTGCTGCGCGCGCTGCCGGCCATGCTGGCGGCGAACCCCGACATCCGCGTGCTGCTGGTCGGCGGTGGACCGCAGGACGCGGCGCTCAAGGCGCTGGCCAAGCAACTGGGTGTGGCCGATCAGGTGGTGTTCACCGGCCGTGTGCCGCACGACCAGGTGCAGCGCTATTACAACCTGGTCGACGTGCTGGTGTATCCGCGCCTGAAGATGCGCCTGACGGACCTGGTCACGCCGCTCAAACCGCTCGAAGCGATGGCCCAGGGCCGCTTGCTGGCCGCATCCGACGTGGGCGGCCACCGCGAACTGATCGACGACGGCCAGACCGGCATCCTGTTCGCCGCCGGCGACCCGGCCGCGCTGGCGCACAAGGTGCTGGCCCTCCTGGGCGCGCCGGAGCGCTGGGCTGCGCTGCGCGCCAATGGCCGCGCCTTCGTGGAGCGCGAACGCACCTGGACCGCCAGCGTGGCGCGCTACAAGGCGGTGTATGGCTCGCTCAAGCGCGCCGGCGACGAATGA
- a CDS encoding glycosyltransferase family 4 protein — MKILTFTTLFPNLVRPNNAIFVETRLRHLVASGQVEARVVAPVPWFPFTDKRFGQYGDFARVPASEERFGLPVLHPRYPVIPKVGMNFAPALLANAAKATVGRMLDEGYDFDLIDAHYFYPDGVAAVKLGKHFNKPVVITARGSDISLIPNFAKPRKMIQWAAANAAAVITVCDALKTELVQLGADPATITPLRNGVDLQRFHQGDRAGLRREIGLDGFTLLSVGHLVELKGHDLAIGALPLLPGVTLLIAGSGVELPRLQALARELKVEERVRFLGAVPQPELPRYYGAADALVLASSREGWANVLLESMACGTPVVASRVWGTPEVVAAPAAGVLMRERSRQGVADAVQALRADYPAHDDTRRYAEQFSWDSTTAGQLRLFNAIVRK; from the coding sequence ATGAAAATCCTGACCTTCACGACCCTGTTTCCAAACCTGGTCAGGCCGAACAACGCCATTTTCGTCGAGACGCGCCTGCGCCACCTGGTCGCCAGCGGCCAGGTGGAGGCGCGCGTGGTCGCGCCGGTGCCCTGGTTTCCGTTCACGGACAAGCGGTTCGGCCAGTACGGCGACTTTGCACGCGTTCCCGCCAGTGAAGAGCGCTTCGGCCTGCCGGTGCTGCACCCGCGCTATCCTGTGATCCCGAAGGTCGGCATGAACTTCGCGCCGGCGCTGCTGGCGAATGCGGCAAAAGCCACGGTGGGCCGCATGCTCGATGAAGGCTACGACTTCGACCTGATCGACGCCCACTATTTTTATCCCGATGGCGTGGCTGCGGTCAAGCTGGGCAAGCATTTCAACAAGCCGGTGGTGATCACCGCGCGCGGCTCGGACATCAGCCTGATTCCGAATTTCGCCAAACCGCGCAAGATGATCCAGTGGGCCGCCGCCAACGCCGCCGCCGTCATCACCGTGTGCGACGCGCTCAAGACGGAGCTGGTGCAGCTGGGGGCCGACCCGGCCACCATCACGCCGCTGCGCAACGGCGTCGACCTGCAGCGCTTCCATCAGGGCGACCGCGCCGGCTTGCGCCGCGAAATCGGGCTCGATGGCTTTACCCTGCTGTCGGTCGGCCACCTGGTTGAACTGAAGGGCCACGACCTGGCCATCGGTGCGCTGCCGCTGCTCCCCGGCGTGACCTTGCTCATCGCCGGCAGCGGCGTCGAACTGCCACGCCTGCAGGCGCTGGCGCGCGAATTGAAGGTGGAGGAGCGCGTGCGCTTCCTGGGCGCAGTGCCGCAGCCCGAACTGCCGCGCTACTACGGCGCGGCCGACGCGCTGGTGCTGGCGTCGAGCCGCGAAGGCTGGGCCAATGTGCTGCTCGAATCGATGGCTTGCGGGACACCCGTGGTGGCCAGCCGCGTGTGGGGCACACCGGAAGTGGTGGCCGCGCCGGCAGCCGGTGTGCTGATGCGGGAGCGCAGCCGCCAGGGCGTGGCCGATGCCGTGCAGGCACTGCGCGCCGACTACCCCGCGCATGACGACACGCGCCGCTACGCCGAGCAGTTCAGCTGGGACAGCACCACCGCGGGCCAGCTGCGCCTCTTTAACGCGATTGTGCGGAAATAG
- a CDS encoding glycosyltransferase family 2 protein: MPHASTPLVSVVIPCYNAQRYIGATIASVLAQKDVELEIIVVDDGSRDGSVARVRTGFPAVRIIEQANAGVAAARNAGIAAARGEWIAFIDADDIWLTGKLAAQLAQIAALPDCRMSYTAWKVWPSDVPQPPPDYLARLQDEAMDSARWAGATGWIYPQLLLDCVVWTSTVLMQRTLLAELNGFDTTLRLGEDYDLWLRASRVTPIDRVARPYALYRIHPASITKATPAENYRARVIGQALGRWGLASPDGRIGDAQAVRRMLAKSWSDFAGAHLQARNLGQARRAGWTALRTDPTHVPAWKVLVKTGLKALSPSKEKS, from the coding sequence ATGCCTCACGCATCCACGCCGCTGGTGTCGGTCGTCATCCCCTGCTACAACGCGCAGCGCTACATCGGCGCGACCATCGCCTCGGTGCTGGCGCAAAAGGATGTGGAGCTGGAGATCATCGTGGTTGACGACGGCTCGCGCGACGGCTCGGTGGCACGGGTGCGCACGGGTTTTCCGGCGGTGCGCATCATCGAACAGGCCAACGCCGGTGTGGCCGCCGCGCGCAATGCCGGCATCGCCGCCGCGCGCGGCGAGTGGATTGCCTTTATCGACGCCGACGACATCTGGCTGACCGGTAAGCTGGCGGCCCAGCTGGCGCAGATCGCGGCGCTGCCCGATTGCCGCATGAGCTACACCGCCTGGAAGGTGTGGCCGAGCGACGTGCCGCAGCCGCCGCCCGACTACCTGGCGCGCCTGCAGGACGAGGCGATGGATAGCGCGCGCTGGGCCGGCGCGACCGGCTGGATTTATCCGCAGCTGCTGCTCGACTGCGTGGTGTGGACCTCCACGGTGCTGATGCAGCGCACGCTCCTGGCGGAATTGAACGGCTTCGATACCACCTTGCGCCTCGGCGAAGACTACGACCTGTGGCTGCGCGCCTCGCGTGTGACGCCGATTGACCGCGTGGCGCGGCCTTACGCCCTGTACCGCATTCACCCGGCCAGCATCACCAAGGCCACGCCCGCCGAAAATTACCGTGCGCGCGTGATCGGCCAGGCGCTGGGGCGCTGGGGCCTGGCCTCGCCCGACGGGCGCATCGGCGACGCGCAAGCGGTGCGGCGCATGCTTGCCAAAAGCTGGAGCGACTTCGCCGGCGCCCACCTGCAAGCGCGCAACCTGGGCCAGGCGCGGCGCGCCGGCTGGACCGCGCTGCGCACCGACCCCACCCACGTCCCGGCGTGGAAGGTGCTGGTCAAGACTGGCCTCAAGGCGCTGTCGCCATCAAAGGAAAAATCATGA
- a CDS encoding glycosyltransferase family 4 protein encodes MSLNIGLVARCLNTEHIRGMGKYVYELLSHSKNHPEMHWRLFGDDDRHGMVTPPGANLETDVFTFRGDRFRAWEQVGLPLRLRKLDIDLLHATEGALSLWQPKPTVVTLHDTLAWEERPDTLGARLYWDHTIPAALKKCAHVITISECSRTDILARWPWLEPKLTVIPHGIDEAYFTNEQSAMHPELARQIGSAPYAVYLGGPMKRKRPEWAMEVIAASRQKDLKLVICGFGAAARRTAVAELPPHLQGRVLFAEFLSDAELRALYRGAQAVLYPTLYEGFGFPALEAQAAGVPVIFSALGSLKELIGPLAMVVPPHDLDAWVSALERAGSLGEQRATMVAAAAEWVRKFAWSESFASHLAVYRKVRG; translated from the coding sequence ATGAGCCTCAACATTGGACTGGTAGCACGCTGCCTCAATACGGAACATATTCGCGGCATGGGCAAGTACGTGTACGAGCTGCTGAGCCACTCGAAGAACCATCCCGAGATGCACTGGCGCCTGTTCGGCGACGACGACCGCCATGGCATGGTCACGCCCCCCGGCGCCAACCTGGAAACCGACGTGTTCACCTTCCGCGGCGACCGTTTCCGCGCATGGGAGCAGGTCGGCCTGCCGCTGCGCCTGCGCAAACTCGATATCGACCTGCTGCACGCGACCGAAGGTGCCTTGTCGCTGTGGCAGCCAAAACCCACGGTGGTGACCTTGCACGATACGCTGGCCTGGGAAGAACGCCCCGACACGCTCGGCGCGCGCCTGTACTGGGACCACACGATTCCGGCGGCCCTGAAAAAGTGCGCGCACGTTATCACCATCAGCGAATGCTCGCGCACCGACATCCTGGCGCGCTGGCCGTGGCTGGAACCGAAGCTGACGGTGATTCCGCACGGGATCGACGAAGCCTACTTCACCAACGAGCAGAGTGCGATGCATCCTGAACTGGCACGCCAGATCGGCAGCGCGCCCTACGCGGTCTACCTGGGCGGGCCGATGAAGCGCAAGCGCCCCGAGTGGGCGATGGAAGTGATCGCCGCCAGCCGCCAGAAGGACCTGAAACTGGTCATCTGCGGTTTTGGGGCCGCCGCCCGCCGCACCGCCGTGGCCGAACTGCCGCCGCATCTGCAGGGCCGTGTGCTGTTCGCCGAATTTTTGTCCGACGCCGAACTGCGCGCCCTGTACCGGGGCGCCCAGGCGGTGCTGTACCCGACCCTGTACGAAGGCTTCGGCTTTCCCGCGCTGGAAGCGCAGGCGGCCGGCGTGCCGGTTATCTTCAGCGCGCTGGGCAGCCTCAAGGAATTGATTGGGCCGCTGGCCATGGTGGTGCCGCCGCACGACCTTGACGCCTGGGTGTCGGCGCTGGAGCGTGCCGGCAGCCTGGGCGAGCAGCGCGCGACTATGGTCGCCGCCGCCGCCGAGTGGGTGCGCAAGTTCGCCTGGTCCGAGAGTTTCGCCAGCCACCTGGCCGTGTACCGCAAAGTGCGTGGCTGA
- a CDS encoding glycosyltransferase: protein MRKVLVIAYLYPPIFNSGTRRSLEFVNHLPDHGWTPTVLTVDSPDPKDCDASLLDEVRPGTRIERAPLWTRHMAPRIAAKFASVIDPQRLAGAIEWRVRRFWNVPDECASWIPMAVEHAVRLHAAEPFDAIYATGWPWSSFLVAEKLSRRIGVPFVIDYRDLWKPAEVEWDKTTWLQRRLNPGLERRVLRAASGVIATTESFLGLLPQELLPKNRFFITNGFDEDDFPAAAPAPADDQVRIVYTGVWRPGYGPDDLYAAVRLLKERGLSSLARLNIVVAGYAPGPAREYGIDDIVEERGRVQHAEATALMSGASVLYLPVSKGVYEHASMPGKLFEYLGSGRPILASAQPVSEVAKTLTQVGGACRADPGDVEALADILARLCESGPASIFSPRIPSELAMYTRANLTGKLALALDAIVQHPRSAA, encoded by the coding sequence ATGAGGAAAGTGCTGGTCATCGCCTATTTGTATCCGCCGATTTTCAATTCGGGGACGCGCCGCAGCCTGGAGTTCGTCAACCACTTGCCGGACCATGGCTGGACGCCAACCGTGCTGACGGTCGACAGCCCGGACCCGAAGGATTGCGATGCGTCGCTTTTGGACGAAGTGCGCCCCGGTACCCGCATCGAGCGCGCGCCCTTGTGGACCCGCCACATGGCGCCCAGGATCGCGGCGAAATTCGCCAGTGTGATCGACCCGCAACGACTGGCCGGCGCCATCGAATGGCGCGTGCGCCGTTTCTGGAACGTGCCGGACGAATGCGCCAGCTGGATTCCCATGGCGGTCGAACACGCCGTGCGGCTTCATGCGGCGGAACCCTTCGATGCCATTTACGCCACCGGCTGGCCGTGGTCGTCATTTCTGGTTGCCGAAAAGCTTAGCCGGCGCATCGGCGTGCCGTTCGTGATCGATTATCGCGACCTGTGGAAGCCGGCCGAAGTGGAGTGGGACAAGACCACCTGGCTGCAGCGGCGCCTGAACCCCGGCCTGGAGCGGCGCGTGCTGCGCGCGGCGTCCGGCGTGATCGCCACCACCGAATCGTTCCTTGGCCTGCTGCCGCAGGAGCTGCTGCCTAAGAACCGCTTTTTTATTACCAACGGCTTCGATGAAGACGACTTCCCGGCCGCCGCGCCGGCGCCTGCCGACGATCAGGTACGCATCGTCTACACCGGCGTATGGCGGCCCGGCTACGGCCCGGACGACCTGTACGCGGCGGTACGGCTGCTCAAGGAGCGTGGACTGTCATCGCTGGCGCGCCTGAACATCGTGGTGGCCGGCTACGCGCCGGGCCCCGCGCGCGAGTACGGCATCGACGACATCGTCGAGGAACGCGGGCGCGTGCAGCACGCCGAAGCGACCGCGCTGATGTCGGGCGCCAGTGTGCTGTACCTGCCGGTCTCGAAAGGCGTCTACGAGCATGCCAGCATGCCCGGCAAGCTGTTCGAATACCTGGGCAGCGGACGGCCGATCCTGGCGTCGGCGCAGCCGGTCAGCGAGGTGGCCAAGACGCTCACCCAGGTCGGCGGCGCATGCCGTGCCGACCCGGGCGACGTGGAGGCGCTGGCGGACATTTTGGCCCGCCTGTGCGAGAGCGGCCCTGCGTCGATCTTTTCGCCGCGCATTCCCAGCGAGCTGGCCATGTACACGCGCGCTAACCTCACTGGCAAACTGGCGCTCGCCCTCGACGCGATCGTGCAGCATCCACGGAGCGCCGCATGA
- a CDS encoding lipopolysaccharide biosynthesis protein — translation MSTVRRAMAFSFLESYLGIALNLVSFVLLARLLTPKQVGLFSVALAIISVTQVIRDFGLVNFLIQKKELTSDYIASAWGLALILGTSLFLLIQLCAPLIGAFYHEESLTTIARIVALNFLILPFNSVCLALLRRELNFKTVMRINLSGAVLSTIATLLMAWQGAGAYALAFGAVLNNAIIAAGIWHVGAAARLLRPALTKWREIMKFGGPLTVANVITSITMDINDLAVGKIMGFSAVAIASRAQGLMNLFHRDFMGAVRNVAYPAFSKAVRNGDALEEKYVASVTNVTAIAWTFYGFAALFPLEVLRLMFGPQWDQSAPLVPFFCLAGAASAMINLTPTVLLAAGHSKLVATAELVIQPVKAIALCLVVFYYRNLQYFAIGFMVMAVVSVPYWYALKQRRLPTDFGALLRNVGMNLTLAVLSLAPALALTVWLRPAGQALGHAAFFACAGATCVAWPLLLWAFRHPLYREFLAIVQARRAQAAA, via the coding sequence ATGAGTACCGTGCGGCGCGCGATGGCGTTTTCGTTCCTGGAGAGTTATCTCGGCATCGCCCTGAACCTGGTTTCCTTCGTGCTGCTGGCGCGCCTGCTCACGCCCAAGCAGGTCGGCCTGTTCTCGGTCGCGCTGGCGATCATCAGCGTGACCCAGGTGATCCGCGATTTCGGTCTCGTGAATTTTTTGATCCAGAAGAAGGAGCTGACGAGCGACTACATCGCCAGCGCCTGGGGCCTGGCCCTGATCCTCGGCACCAGCCTGTTTTTGCTCATTCAACTGTGTGCGCCGCTGATCGGCGCCTTCTATCATGAAGAGAGCCTCACCACCATCGCCCGCATCGTGGCGCTCAACTTCCTGATCCTGCCCTTCAATTCGGTGTGCCTGGCCTTGCTGCGCAGGGAACTCAATTTCAAGACGGTGATGCGGATTAACCTGTCGGGCGCCGTGCTCTCGACCATCGCCACCTTGCTGATGGCGTGGCAGGGCGCAGGCGCGTATGCGCTCGCCTTTGGCGCCGTGTTGAACAACGCAATCATCGCTGCCGGCATCTGGCATGTGGGCGCGGCCGCGCGCCTGCTGCGTCCCGCGCTGACCAAGTGGCGCGAGATCATGAAGTTCGGCGGGCCGCTGACGGTCGCCAACGTGATCACCTCGATCACGATGGATATCAACGATCTGGCGGTCGGCAAGATCATGGGCTTTTCGGCCGTGGCCATTGCCAGCCGCGCGCAGGGCTTGATGAACCTGTTCCACCGCGACTTCATGGGCGCGGTGCGCAATGTGGCGTATCCGGCGTTCTCGAAAGCGGTGCGCAACGGCGACGCGCTCGAAGAAAAATACGTCGCCAGCGTCACCAACGTGACCGCCATCGCCTGGACCTTTTACGGCTTTGCGGCGCTGTTCCCGCTCGAAGTGCTGCGCCTGATGTTCGGGCCGCAGTGGGACCAGTCGGCGCCGCTCGTGCCGTTTTTCTGCCTGGCCGGCGCCGCCAGCGCCATGATCAACCTGACGCCGACGGTGCTGCTGGCCGCCGGCCACTCGAAACTGGTGGCCACGGCCGAACTGGTGATCCAGCCGGTCAAGGCCATCGCCCTGTGCCTGGTGGTCTTCTATTACCGCAACCTGCAGTATTTCGCGATCGGCTTCATGGTCATGGCCGTGGTCAGCGTGCCGTACTGGTATGCGCTCAAGCAGCGCCGCCTGCCGACCGACTTTGGTGCGCTGCTGCGCAATGTGGGCATGAACCTGACGCTCGCCGTCCTCAGTCTCGCACCGGCGCTGGCGCTGACCGTCTGGCTGCGTCCCGCCGGCCAGGCGCTCGGACACGCGGCCTTCTTTGCCTGCGCCGGTGCCACCTGCGTGGCATGGCCGCTGCTGCTGTGGGCCTTTCGCCACCCGCTGTACCGCGAGTTTCTCGCCATCGTCCAGGCGCGCCGCGCGCAGGCCGCCGCATGA
- a CDS encoding acyltransferase family protein, with product MNAQPAHPAYVPALDGWRGMAIGLLLVGHFMPLPGINLGRVGVSLFFVLSGMLMARLLFIDKVAIGHFYRRRISRIIPAHLAFIILTSLAWLALGLPITLSEILPPLFFFNNYVLSSAVQFGHIWSLSVEEHSYIALSLVAIAVRAWRRAPLVILLALAAACAAMIIWYQRVYPPGPELYAHMLHTETAAYGIVLSAFFCVLFHRRGVPRTNGVMVPLLLGGGVVLHWWSVPPAIAQVVGVAAFALAVNLLPRAAAPLQALFSLRPLRQLGLWSFSLYLWQQPFYAACLKKALPLPLALAGAAALGIASYYLIEGPARRYLNARWSPARAA from the coding sequence ATGAACGCGCAGCCTGCTCACCCGGCCTACGTGCCCGCGCTGGACGGCTGGCGCGGCATGGCCATCGGCCTGCTGCTGGTCGGGCACTTCATGCCGCTGCCGGGGATTAACCTGGGGCGGGTCGGCGTGAGCCTGTTTTTCGTGCTGTCCGGGATGCTGATGGCGCGCCTGTTGTTTATCGACAAGGTGGCAATCGGCCATTTTTACCGGCGCCGTATCTCGCGCATTATTCCGGCTCACCTGGCGTTTATTATTCTCACCTCGCTCGCATGGCTGGCGCTCGGCTTGCCGATCACGTTGTCAGAGATATTACCACCGTTGTTTTTCTTTAATAATTACGTATTAAGCAGCGCGGTCCAATTCGGCCATATCTGGTCCTTGTCGGTGGAAGAACACAGTTATATCGCCCTGTCGCTGGTGGCGATTGCGGTGCGCGCCTGGCGCCGCGCGCCATTGGTGATTCTCCTGGCGCTGGCGGCGGCATGCGCGGCGATGATTATCTGGTACCAGCGCGTTTATCCGCCCGGACCGGAACTGTATGCGCACATGCTGCATACCGAAACGGCGGCCTATGGCATTGTGCTGTCGGCATTCTTTTGCGTGCTGTTTCACCGGCGCGGCGTTCCGCGCACGAATGGCGTGATGGTTCCCCTGCTGCTCGGCGGCGGCGTGGTACTGCACTGGTGGTCGGTGCCGCCCGCGATTGCCCAGGTCGTTGGGGTGGCCGCGTTCGCGCTGGCGGTCAACCTGCTGCCGCGCGCGGCCGCGCCGTTGCAGGCGCTGTTTTCGCTGCGCCCCCTGCGCCAACTGGGCTTGTGGTCGTTTTCGCTGTACCTTTGGCAGCAGCCGTTTTATGCGGCTTGCCTGAAAAAAGCACTGCCGCTGCCGCTCGCGCTGGCGGGCGCGGCGGCGCTCGGGATCGCCTCCTACTACCTGATCGAGGGCCCCGCGCGCCGCTACCTGAACGCGCGCTGGTCGCCCGCCCGCGCCGCGTAA
- a CDS encoding GNAT family N-acetyltransferase has product MSGWTSVPLQRSLGAHGAAWDLLNRRLFGDHPLLTTLFIDGLLQHFGDGGEHLCVYRRDGVIEAMCVLKRRNPLVWASFLPPQAQIAATLVADGALLPSLLASLPGMAIQLDLLCNDPAVGAVLSGAAPRRHLLNHALTMKIDLAGSFAGYWSSRSKQLQSNIKKRDKRLVDNGIEQRRVHIGETGDIIAAVDRYAVLEGAGWKGRNGTAVGSTPAQHQFYRDLMQRAALDGHAFVSELWFGDTLAASRLILRQNGVYVILKTSYDESFADYSPGRLLLRDVIEHAFAADPGGSIEFYTDADQNQLEWATAQRWIQHRTLYRWNVAEALTVSLRAWRSNPQSPDGLLVEAFDHPDALPADVQTFMTKAEKHNVACGLAWYRNLVETVYPKNPGLRFYVLRHGQQLMAVLPLRAEKAGGSWQLNSLSNFYTSLYEPVLEPGLKSREMVAVLSAIQTEFPGLASLTLAPMDTASHSYQTLLGAMRIKGWIAFEYFTFGNWYQPVSFDWPTYLAARSGPLQNTIRRMRKKFAGDGGTLEIVTNTKELPVAIAAYEKVYAASWKKPEPFPAFTPGLMQAYAAKGFLRLGLAWLGGEPVAAQLWIVSHGRAEIYKLAYDERFKGYSPGTLITAMLMEHAIDKDKVNEVDYLSGDDAYKKTWMSHRRERWGLVAYNPKSLRGLTGLAREAAGRAARGVADRLI; this is encoded by the coding sequence ATGAGCGGCTGGACCAGCGTGCCGCTGCAGCGCTCCCTCGGCGCGCACGGCGCGGCCTGGGACCTGTTGAACCGGCGCCTGTTCGGCGACCATCCTCTCCTCACCACCCTGTTCATCGACGGCCTGCTGCAGCACTTCGGCGACGGCGGCGAGCACCTGTGCGTGTACCGGCGCGACGGCGTGATCGAGGCGATGTGCGTGCTCAAACGGCGCAATCCGCTGGTGTGGGCCAGCTTCCTGCCGCCGCAGGCGCAGATCGCCGCCACCCTGGTGGCCGATGGCGCGCTATTGCCATCGCTGCTCGCCAGCCTGCCCGGCATGGCGATCCAGCTCGACCTGCTGTGCAACGACCCGGCCGTGGGCGCCGTGCTGTCGGGCGCCGCGCCGCGCCGCCATTTGCTCAATCACGCGCTGACGATGAAGATCGACCTGGCGGGCAGCTTCGCCGGCTACTGGTCGTCGCGCTCCAAGCAACTGCAAAGCAATATCAAAAAGCGCGACAAGCGCCTGGTCGACAACGGCATCGAGCAGCGCCGCGTGCACATCGGCGAGACTGGCGACATCATCGCGGCCGTCGACCGCTACGCCGTGCTGGAGGGTGCCGGCTGGAAGGGCCGCAACGGCACGGCGGTCGGCTCCACCCCGGCCCAGCACCAGTTCTACCGCGACCTGATGCAGCGCGCCGCGTTGGATGGCCACGCCTTCGTCTCCGAACTGTGGTTCGGCGACACGCTGGCGGCCTCGCGCCTGATCCTGCGCCAGAACGGCGTGTACGTGATCCTCAAGACCAGCTACGACGAGAGCTTCGCCGACTATTCGCCCGGGCGCCTGCTGCTGCGCGACGTGATCGAACACGCCTTCGCGGCCGATCCGGGCGGCAGCATCGAGTTCTATACCGACGCCGACCAGAACCAGCTCGAATGGGCCACCGCCCAGCGCTGGATCCAGCACCGCACGCTGTACCGCTGGAACGTGGCCGAAGCGCTGACGGTCTCGCTGCGCGCGTGGCGCAGCAATCCGCAGAGCCCCGACGGTCTGCTGGTGGAGGCGTTCGACCATCCCGACGCCCTCCCCGCCGATGTGCAGACCTTCATGACCAAGGCCGAAAAGCACAACGTGGCCTGCGGCCTGGCGTGGTACCGCAACCTGGTCGAAACGGTGTATCCGAAAAATCCCGGCCTGCGCTTCTACGTGCTGCGCCACGGCCAGCAGCTGATGGCGGTGCTGCCGCTGCGCGCCGAAAAAGCCGGCGGCAGCTGGCAACTCAATTCGCTGTCGAATTTTTATACGAGCCTGTACGAGCCGGTGCTCGAACCGGGCCTCAAGTCGCGCGAGATGGTGGCGGTGCTGTCGGCCATTCAGACCGAGTTTCCCGGCCTGGCGTCGCTGACCCTGGCGCCGATGGACACGGCCTCGCACTCGTACCAGACCTTGCTGGGCGCGATGCGGATCAAGGGCTGGATCGCGTTCGAGTATTTCACTTTCGGGAACTGGTACCAGCCGGTGAGCTTCGACTGGCCGACCTATCTGGCGGCGCGCAGCGGACCGCTGCAAAACACCATCCGCCGGATGCGCAAGAAGTTCGCCGGCGACGGCGGCACCCTGGAGATCGTCACCAACACCAAGGAGCTGCCGGTGGCGATTGCCGCGTACGAGAAGGTGTATGCGGCCAGCTGGAAAAAGCCCGAACCCTTCCCGGCGTTCACGCCCGGCCTGATGCAGGCCTACGCGGCCAAGGGATTCCTGCGCCTTGGCCTGGCGTGGCTGGGTGGCGAGCCGGTGGCCGCGCAACTGTGGATCGTCTCGCACGGCCGCGCCGAAATCTACAAGCTGGCCTACGACGAGCGCTTCAAGGGCTATTCGCCGGGAACCCTGATCACGGCCATGCTGATGGAGCACGCGATTGACAAGGACAAGGTGAACGAAGTCGATTACCTGAGCGGCGACGACGCCTACAAGAAGACGTGGATGAGCCACCGGCGCGAGCGCTGGGGTTTGGTGGCGTACAACCCCAAATCGCTGCGCGGACTCACGGGACTGGCGCGCGAAGCGGCCGGCCGCGCCGCGCGGGGCGTGGCCGACCGGCTGATCTGA